Proteins encoded within one genomic window of Eleutherodactylus coqui strain aEleCoq1 chromosome 1, aEleCoq1.hap1, whole genome shotgun sequence:
- the LOC136580056 gene encoding G-protein coupled receptor 183-like, whose amino-acid sequence MSTDNSTINDTCDLYYHHNTARIWLPIIYSMNFLFGLLGNILAMFVIHKNRRKLNSTTLYSRNLVISDICFAIVSPSRIVYYATGFDWTLGEVLCRITALFLYINTYAGVTFMTCLSIDRFFAVVHPHRYNKIRRVKFAKIICIFVWVLVFLQTFPLLLQQMSHLEPSGKTTCMEYPNFEKISHLPLMLLGACTIGFYIPLIIILYCYSQISIKLCQTTKKNPLAEKTGTNRKATNTIILVIVVFLICFTPYHVAITQHMIKKLIYTPDCDERKVFQIVLHVSVCLMNFNCCLDPLIYFCACKGYKNQIMKMLRRQVSISSSSATRPAAEESSRDLSENQILQSIPLNHKANLSVNRNNWDKTANGSV is encoded by the coding sequence ATGAGCACAGACAACAGTACGATCAATGACACGTGTGACCTCTATTACCACCACAACACAGCAAGAATTTGGTTGCCAATCATTTACAGCATGAATTTCTTGTTTGGATTACTTGGAAACATCTTGGCTATGTTCGTTATCCACAAAAACAGGCGGAAGCTTAACTCTACCACACTCTACTCAAGGAACCTGGTCATTTCAGACATTTGTTTTGCCATTGTCTCCCCTTCTAGGATCGTGTACTATGCTACGGGTTTTGACTGGACTTTAGGGGAAGTTCTTTGTCGAATCACTGCACTTTTTCTGTACATTAACACTTATGCTGGAGTGACCTTCATGACTTGTTTGAGTATTGACCGCTTCTTTGCAGTGGTGCACCCGCATCGTTACAACAAGATCAGAAGGGTGAAGTTTGCCAAGATCATCTGCATTTTTGTTTGGGTGCTTGTCTTCTTACAAACATTCCCACTTCTTCTACAGCAAATGTCTCATTTGGAGCCATCTGGGAAAACAACCTGTATGGAATAtccaaattttgaaaaaataagcCATTTGCCACTCATGCTTCTTGGAGCTTGCACTATTGGATTCTACATCCCTCTGATAATAATACTGTATTGCTATTCGCAAATAAGTATTAAACTTTGCCAAACTACAAAGAAGAATCCATTGGCTGAAAAAACTGGTACCAACAGGAAAGCTACTAACACAATCATTTTAGTGATTGTAGTGTTCCTCATTTGTTTCACGCCATATCACGTGGCTATTACCCAGCACATGATCAAAAAACTCATTTATACGCCAGACTGTGATGAGCGGAAAGTATTTCAAATTGTCCTTCATGTCAGCGTTTGTCTGATGAACTTTAACTGTTGCCTGGATCCCCTCATATACTTCTGTGCGTGCAAAGGGTACAAGAATCAGATTATGAAAATGTTAAGACGGCAAGTGAGCATCAGCTCTTCCAGCGCCACAAGGCCGGCGGCTGAAGAAAGCTCCCGTGATCTCTCCGAAAACCAAATACTGCAAAGTATACCGCTGAACCATAAAGCAAACCTGTCTGTGAATAGAAATAACTGGGACAAAACCGCGAACGGCAGCGTGTAG